One Gemmatimonadota bacterium genomic window, GGACAGGACCTCAAATGCCAGGTCGGCCCCGATCCTCCGGGCCCGCTCAGCCTCCGCGAGGACGCCCTCCTCGGTACCCGCGATGTCGACCAAGAGCCACCAGCCTAACGAGCCGGTGGCGGCCGGCGACACCAGTTCGACGGTGACGGCATCAACGCCGGCGTCGACCAACGCCCGGGCCGCGTTGGCGAGGGGATCGAGGTCGCCGATGGCAAGCAGAGTTCGGTGAGCGGCCGGGAGCGCCCGGAGCCGAAGGTTGGTTTCAGCGATGATGCCGAACGCCCCAAACCCGCCGATCTGGACCTTGCTCAGGTCGAAGCCGGCCACGTTCTTGACCACGATGCCGCCGGCCCGAACAATCCGGCCGTCGCCGGTGACGACGGTGGTGCCAAGGACCTGATCGCGGAGCGGCCCGAACCGATGCCGCACCGCGCCGGCCGTGCCGGTGGCGAGGATCGAGCCGAGGGTTCGCTCCGGTGACCCGGGGGGATCGATGGCCACCCAAGTTCGGTGGGCCGCCAGGCGCTCGGCCACCGCGCGCCGAGTGGCGCCGCCCTGCACGGAGGCCACTAGGTCGGACGGGGCAACCGAGAGAATCCGGTTGAGTCGCTCCGTGCTCAGGGTCAAGTCGGCCGGCGCGTCGGCCGGCATCCAGGTGCGGGCGCCCTCGATTCGGACCTTCCACCCCTGCTCGTTAGCCAGCCCCAAGGCCGCGGCCAGCCCGTCGATCGAGTCGGGACTGATCCGGGGGCGCCCGTCCGGTCCCTCGGATCCGGTGAGGCCAAGCGTCGCCTTGATCCGGCCGAGAATACCGGGCGTCATCCGAGGGGTCCCGGTCGCCATTCGCGGCAGTAATGGATCGGAACGACTTTGCCGGGATTGGCCGACTCCGTGGGGTCGAAGGCTCGCCGTACGGCGCACATCGTGGCGAGGGTGGTCGGGTCGAAGATCAGCGGCATGTAGTCGATCTTGTCGGACCCGACCCCGTGTTCGCCGGTGATCGAGCCCCCGGCGGCGATACAGGCCTTCATGATGGCCGCGCTCGCGGCTTCGACGCGCTCGCGAAGTTCAGGGTCGCGATGATCATAGCAGATATTGGGATGGAGGTTGCCGTCGCCGGCGTGGAAGACGTTGGCGATGGTCAGGCCGTACTGGCGGCCCAACGCCGTGATGGTGTCGAGGAGGTCGGGCAGGGCCGTCCGGGGGACGACGGCGTCCTGCACCACCAAGTCCCGCGCGATCCGGCCCATGGCTCCGAACGCCTTCTTCCGGCCCTGCCACAACTTGGCTCGGGCGTCCGGGGTTTCGGCCGACCGCACGGTCCGGGCGCCGAATCGATGGAGCAGGGCTTCGACGACGACGGAATCGGCCCGCACCCCGGACTCGGTGCCGTCGAGCTCCACCAACAGAACCGCCGCCGCGTCGGTCGGATAGCCCGCGGCGTAGATCGATGCTTCCACCGCCTTGATGCAGGCTTGATCGAGCAGCTCGAGCGCGGCCGGCACCACGCCGGATTCGATGATGGTGCCGACCGCCTCGGTGGCGGCCCGCACCGATGTGAAGTCGGCGAGCAGCGTCCGGATCGCGGCCGGAATCGCCTCGAGCCGGACGGTAATTTCG contains:
- a CDS encoding FAD-binding oxidoreductase, which encodes MATGTPRMTPGILGRIKATLGLTGSEGPDGRPRISPDSIDGLAAALGLANEQGWKVRIEGARTWMPADAPADLTLSTERLNRILSVAPSDLVASVQGGATRRAVAERLAAHRTWVAIDPPGSPERTLGSILATGTAGAVRHRFGPLRDQVLGTTVVTGDGRIVRAGGIVVKNVAGFDLSKVQIGGFGAFGIIAETNLRLRALPAAHRTLLAIGDLDPLANAARALVDAGVDAVTVELVSPAATGSLGWWLLVDIAGTEEGVLAEAERARRIGADLAFEVLSGPAAAAFQSAIAEAALDGPVTIRLGVLPQSIPEVADLVVERLGPGRLSASAGRGGLRWTGHPAAGTLITLRHQLAAREIPVTVERAPWSFRAKTGHFGAFREGVRPLSDRVRAVFDPTGILMAPLDVPDHA
- a CDS encoding FAD-binding protein, with the translated sequence MGTTAPELAAGLAAIVGTRWVKVRDAERRTYEGDGLPTHASVPMLVVLPGSKDEVIAVVRLLATRQVPWVARGAGTGLSGGALANPNAVLIPLTRLNRILSIDPVDRRAVIEPGVVNAKLSDAAAPYGLLYAPDPSSQTACTIGGNVAENAGGPHCLKYGATTSHVVALEVVLADGTVATLGSRQGEPWGPDLVGLFVGSEGMFGIALEITVRLEAIPAAIRTLLADFTSVRAATEAVGTIIESGVVPAALELLDQACIKAVEASIYAAGYPTDAAAVLLVELDGTESGVRADSVVVEALLHRFGARTVRSAETPDARAKLWQGRKKAFGAMGRIARDLVVQDAVVPRTALPDLLDTITALGRQYGLTIANVFHAGDGNLHPNICYDHRDPELRERVEAASAAIMKACIAAGGSITGEHGVGSDKIDYMPLIFDPTTLATMCAVRRAFDPTESANPGKVVPIHYCREWRPGPLG